In Gimesia panareensis, the genomic window ACGCGGACCCAGTCTTTTCCGGAAGGCTATCAGGCCGAGTTCCAGAATCTGGGCTGGTTCGAATCCAGGTCCCACGAGGGAACGTTACCCGCTGTGCTGGTCTGGAAGACCTGGTCGCGACCCCGGGACTTCACCCGCACGGCAGCGGAAAGCAAGTTGCTCAAGAATGCGGAAGGGACCCGCACGCTGCAACTGGATCTGGGACCGAACCATTACCAGATTGGCAGCATCTCCCGCGGACAGGCCAATGGCAGTTTTATCAATGAAGATGGCAAAGGACATCCACTCAAGTCGACTGCTCGGCCGCTGCCGGCCCTGTCCAATGCGACCTATATGGATCACGCGCTGATTGAATTAACGGCCCCGGCAGAGTCGGACTTTGATCTGGAACAAGTGGACGTGCTGGACTCCCAGACGAAGCTCCCACTCCAGACATTTCAGTATGGTGCCGGCTTCACCTCGTCAGATCAGCGGTTGTTCCATCTGTTCGCATTATGGGAGACACTGCCGGAAACGGTCGATCTGGTACTGAGCGTGTATAACTATGAGTCGAATCATTTCCGCCTTAAGCTTTCCCCTCAGGTCGGTGCTACGGTGCAGACTGAGGGAGCGACACTGGAAATCAAATACCTGGAGGCAGGTCATCATACCGGCTGGAGTTCCAATACAGGTTTTTTCGGAGAGGCCCAGGATAAAAGTAATACTTCCGAAGTGATTATTGATCTGGTACAGGGAGAGCGCCTGGATGGTGCACTGTGGGTGGTTTCCAAATCAGGCCGCAGACTGAAGCTGGATCATCTCGTCTGGTCTTCCAGCAAGGTGGGTTATCCTCCCACCCGGATCATGCTGCCCTTGAGCGAAATCGATCATTTCGAAATTCTGCCTAAAGTAGCACCTCAGACGATTTACTTTGAACAGCTCCGACTGCCGGCCCGCACAGCGCCGCTGGAACAGCAGTTGCCTACGATTACTTTCCCCGTCCAGGGCCAGGCGCGAAAGTTTACGTCTGAGGTATTCAGTCCCCTGCTCGTCCATTTTGAAAGCCAGCGTGGGCATCTCTATACCGGCATCAGTTCCAATCAAAACGGCTGGGGATTCCAGGAACGTCCGTCAACAAAACAGGATCCGGAATCCCAGACCACGGTGAGCTGGTGGTACCTGGCCTCGGTCGACCTGAGACAACGTACGGAATTTGATGCTCCCCCCTTCCCTGGAGCATCCAATAAATCATCTTTGGGTATGCACAGCAACGTGGGAAGCGCCGGCTTTCTGAGTCGAAAGACGCCTCTGGAGCTGATCGAGTCGGTCCGTTTCGAAATCCTGCCTCAACCGGCCAACTGACCTGGAGCCGGGATCAGAGCTGGTCAAACAGCGATCCGGACTGGGGTAGAAACAGGTTACTGTAGAGCCGGCTGGCGTAGACATCGGTCATGCCCGAAACATAGTCCGAGAGAATCCGCTGGGAACCGGATGCCCGATAGCTTTCGAATTCATCCGGCTTGAGCAGTCGTTCCGGATTATCGAGCAGGGCCTGGAAGAGTTTCTCGACAATCATCTGCCCTTTGAGTTCCAGAATCTGATTCTGCCGCTGTTTGATGACGTGTTTGAACACGAAGTTTTTGAGAATATTCAGGATCGCAGCCGAGTCTGTTTTCAGGCAGGCGTTATAGCGGATCAGCTCGTGCTCGCCTGACTCGAGGTCCCGAATTTCAATGTCGCGGATCAGTCCCCCCACGATGTTACTGATGCCGTGTTTGAGCTGTTTGTGCGAACCGGAAAACAGTTTTTCCGTGTAGCGGGTGATGACGTCTGCCAGTCTGGCATCGGTGAAGGTGGGCAGCTGCGACATGACTTCGGCTGCCCAGATCTTTTCGGAAACCAGCCCCATGGCGATCGCGTCTTCCAGGTCGTGCACACCGTAGGCGATGTCGTCGGCCAGTTCCATGATCGAGGTATCGAAGGATTTGCGGATCGTTTTCGCGTGCCCTTTCGGATTGGGTTTGATTTCGGTCAGGACCGCGCGATCGGAAGTAGAAAAGGGCTCAATAATCCACTCGAGCAGGTCGGCATCGTCGTCGTGAATGCACTTGGGCGGTTTATAGAGGGCGAGTTTCGAACTGGACTCGCTCTGCTGCGACTGAACCTGATCGTAGTTCGCAACCTGGGCATGCGTGGCGGGGTATTTTAACAATCCCAGCAGGGTGCGGCGGGTGAGATCGAGGCCATGCTGCTCCGAAAATTCGCCCAGGCGACAGACGATCCGCAGGGTCTGCCCATTGCCTTCGAAGCCGCCATGTTGATACATGAATTGATTCAGCGCATATTCACCGCCGTGCCCGTAAGGTGGGTGGCCCAGATCGTGGGCCAGGCAGATGGCTTCGATCAGACTGTTAGAGGGAATCAGGGTGGAAATCTGATCCTGAGGGGTGGAGACTCGAAGATGTGAGGCGATGCTGGCACCAATCTGCGCGACTTCGAGGGTGTGCGTCAGGCGGGTGCGGTAGAAGTCGCTGTCCCCCAGCGAGAAGACCTGCGTTTTCGACTGCAGTCGACGGAACGCGGACGAGTGAATAATCCGGGCTTTATCGCGCAGGAACTGCGATTCATAGTTTTCCGAGTCGGGATCGTTAAACGTCTTGCGGGGATAGCCTTCTTCATCCTCCCGCCGGCGTAATATCCAGTGATCTTCCATCGTGGTCTCAGGTCTCTTCAGATTCAGTCACAGCAGTTTCGTTATCGGGCACGGTGCGGGATTATACACAGATCCGGAGTAAATCAGAAGGAAAGAGAGCGGAAGTGGCAAGATCAGCGCAGTGAATCCAGTCTGCTGAAGTTTTGCTAACTGAACCAGGAAAGGAATTCGCTCTCAATCGCAAGTGGATCATCTCTCAGGTGTGTAATAGACAGAACAGTGAGGGAGCGATCCCTGCAGTTGTGAGACAGCCTGGCGGGAAAGACTGGATTGACGAATTGTTAAGGAGGAAATCTGTTCCAGCTTGCCCAGTTGCTGAATCGCCTGGTCTGGAAAGGAAACAGACCGAAAAAGCACATCTGTGATGTGTTTTAACTGACTGATGCGATTCAGCTGTTCCAGGCTGATCTCAGAGTCGGCAATCCAGAGTGATTTCAGGTCTGGCAGTGTATTCAGGATCTCAATATTTTCTGAAGTGAGCAGTCCTGGATCCAGCGTAATTGATTTCAGATTTGTCAAGGAGCGCAGTTGCTGCAGATTCATTTGACCGGAGCGCGTGTTACCGATCCCAATGGATCTCAGCTGAGAAGATTTGAGAATGTACGGCCAGGCTGCATCTGTGATGTCCGTTCCATTCAGAATAAGCATTCCCATTCTGTGGGGAAGTGATTTCAGTCCCTCGTTGGTCACCTGAGTCCGGCTCAGATCAAGACTCGTCAGGGAAGGTATTTTCAGCAAAACTGCCAGTCCGGAATCGGTAAGCACTGTATCCCTCAGCGACACATATTCCAAACGAGGATATTTCTGAAGGTGGTTTGCGATTTGATCTGACACCTCAGTCTTTGACAGATCGAGCGACTGCAGTTGGGGCATCGAACCCAGGGACGCGATGCCAGCATCACTGATGCTGGTCTCACTCAGGTAGAGTCTTCTTAATTCAATGAGATCCTGCAGGGCGGGCAGGCCTGTATCTTCCACGTTGGTCTGACTAAAATTTAACTCCGTCAGCAGGGGTAAAGTCCCTACGACTTGCAGTGCCCCATTTCCGGCCTTAGTCGAAGCCAGATCGAGTGTCCTCAGCTTTTTCATGTCGGACAGATGCACGATTCCAGCATCGGAGACCTGCGTCCCCTGAAGCCTGAGAGACGTCAAATTTGAAAGTCCTGACAATGCCTGCAGGCCTGTGTCATCTACTTTAGTGTGACTTAGATCGAGCGAACCTAATCGTTGCAGGTCAGCAAGATGCTTCATCCCGGCCCCCGTAATTTGAGTATCTCTGAGTATCAGGCTCGACAGATTTGTGAACTGGCCAATGTGTACCAGATCCTCGTCGGTCACTCTGACACCGGGTAAATACAAAGAGGAGAGACCTTTGCAGGCCGTAAGGTGTCGAAATCCTGCCCCTGTAATACCAGTCTCACGAATTCCGAGATTGATCAGTGATGTGAGTGATGCAAGATTATCCAATCCCCTGTCGTCAATGGCAGTCCTGGTTAGGAAGAGGTTATATAATTTGGACAAGCGAGCGACTGACTTCATACCCTCACTGGTGACTTTTGTGCCGGACAAATCGAGTGACGTCAGAGAGGTCAGACCTGAAATCGGTTTCAGACCGGCATCCGTGACATTAGTGTCAGCAAGATTCAGTTGTCTCAGACTATGACATCCAGCCAGGTTTTCCAGCATAGCATCACTGATTGCGGTCCCCTTCAGAGAGAGACTAGAGAGACGAGATAAGGACTTGAACGCCTCTCTGCCCGCATCGGTCACCCTGGATTCGGTCAGATCCAACGACTGAAGCCTCTGGAGTTTTCCCAGCGATTGTAGAGTCTGGTCCCCCACCTGCGTACCGCTTAAATTAATACTGCTCAAACTGCGGGCAGCCCCGAGGTACGCTGCAGCCGAGTCGTTGAGCGCGGTCCCTGATAAATCCAATGTACTTAAACGAGGCGTTGCCGCCAGAAATTCCAATCCTTGCCCCGTGATCGCGTTCGAGGCACATTCCAGGCTATATAACCCCGGTAGTTGTGCCAGTGCGGATAAGCCTGCATCCGTCACCTTTGTGCTGCGGATATTTAGTGAACTGATACTGGGAAACCGACAGAGTGCCTGCAATCCCGCATCATTCAGCTGACTGTTCCAGAGGCTTACACTCCGCAAATGAGGTAGACTCGTCAGTTTCGCGAAACCGGCCCCCGTGATTTTGGTCTGACTTAAATTGAGGGTTTCCAGATTTGGCAGATTGTCCAGGGCGGCCAGTGTATCGTCCGTCAGATCGGCATGATTCAGTGTCAGGTATTGCAGATTCTGACAACCGGCCAGTTGCCGGGCTGCTTTCGCTGACAGGCTGGCGCTGGACAAATCGAGTTGTCTCAGATTTTTCAGCTGTCGGAGTGCTTCCAGGCCCGCTTCGGTGATCCTGGTCTTTTGCAGTCTGAGTTCCTGCAGTTCATGCATGTTTGCCAGATTGGTTAAACCGGCCCCGGTCACGCTGGTATACCCCAGTGAGAGCCTGTTGAGTCGGTGCAGATTCTGGATCGAATCGAGGCCGGCATCAGTAATATTGGTCTGGCTGAGATCCAGGCTGTGCAATTGAGTAAAGACTTTCAGGTGGGGCATGTTCGCATCTGTGATACCTGTGCTGCTGAGGGAAAGTCTGGTCATGCCGGCCGAGTTTTTCAGATATTTCAACCCACTTCCGGTGAACTCAGCACCTGTCAGGGAGACAACTCTGAGCGAGGTCAGTGCTGCCAGGGGAGCCAGAGACTCGTCCTGCAGGTCAGTGTCCCTGAGATACAGCTGCGTCAGTCTGTCATTCCGGGAGAGCGCTTCCAGCGTCTGGGGGGTAGCGTGGTTGAGCGTCAATTCGGGGATACCTGCACCGCGAAAGAGTATATTGAGTGCTTCCGGATCGATCTTCCGTCCCCGAATGGTGAGTTCACTCACCTCGCCCAATGGATTCAACTGGTTGATCAGTGTTGCGATCCGGGTATCCAGGGAATTGGTATAGATTCTAAAGCTGGAAGAATAATGGCTGACAGACACCCCCAACGATTCTAACTCCGCCTGGATCTGCTCCCGTTTCTGTCCCAGAATGGAAGTGACCGGGGCGACCGTTGTTTTCCCGTCCCTGCTTCTCAGGGTGAACAATTGGCCGTCTGAGCTCGCGACCCGCGCATGAATCGGATTCGTGTGGAACTGAAACTGAATTTGAATCCGCCGCTTTCCGGGAATCTTTTCGACAGAGGAATACGAGCGGTCATCTGCACCACCTGTTCCCCAGGGAGGCGTGTCCGGGTGCATAAACATCCGCTGTTTAAGTTTCACCTTGCGGAGCAGCGTCCCGTTCTGCGCATCCCAGATCTGTGCATTCCCCTGGACCAGCAGGTTGAGTTCCTTCCCGTCTGCTGAATATCCCAGCCCCTGGATCAGATCAACAATGTTCCAGTTCCTGAGGGAGTTACCGGTCTGAGCGTCCCGAATGTGGACCACGTTCCCTGCATGTGAGGTCGCAACACGACGGCTGTTCGGCGAGAAAGTCAGATTGCGGACTGGGGTGTCAAAGTCACACAATTTTTTCTCCGGATAGCCCTGCGTTTTCTCATAACGAAACAGGTGCCCTTCACCGGCCCGAAACAAAGCGCTCCCATCGGGGGAGAATTTCAGAATGTCGCCGGGGGAGAGATCGACTTTGAGTGTATGTTCTTTTTTACGCGTGGTGAGATTGATGATCTCAATCGCATCGGAGTACCCCAGAGCGCATCTCAAACCATCAGGCGTGAGTGCCAACATCAGTGGCTCGCGATCCAGACTCAGGGGATCAGTTTGGGATTTAGCAGAGACCAGAATGACTGTCAGGCGTCTGTTTCCCGAAGTAAAAGCGACCACCTTTCCATTACCGGCAACCGCCAGTTGCTTCACTGTGGCATTTTTCAGATCCAGAGTGAAATGAGATTCACCAGAGACAGTAACGGGGATCGACAGGAACGAAGGATCTTCTGAGGCGACTGGAGGGGACTTCAGGTTCGACTGTGCCTTCACGAGATGAATTGAGATCAGAAAGCTCTGCCCCAGAATCAAAAAAAAGATCAGCTTTCGGTATTGAGCCATAAATACGCATCCCTGCTACGGTTCGCATTGTCGATTTCATCAAAGGCAGCAACCAACACATTTGTCCATACCACCACACAATTCGTACAGTAACAGACTCGACTCTAAAAGCAAGGTAAGTCAGCAGTCAGAGAGAAAAAAGCGAGGCTGTGTTTCAGCTGATGTGCGGCCAGTGATCGGGAACGATAAATGCCCGCTCGATTTCCTGGCAGAGTGAGTCCTATTCGGTTAAGACGCTGATCAGAATGGGGCGAGGGGACGTTTGAAAATGGTTTTCCAGATGGTGCTGCAGTTTGTCATAGCAGAGCAGATCAGGATCCGCAGGGCTGCAGAGTGCGGGGGAGAGCCAGTCCGGTTTTTCCCGGATGAGAAACAGCGGGTTCTGTGCTGGAGCCAGAAGCCGGGAGAGCTCGGAACAGCGTAGCCAGGAGGCTTGTGCATGCCCTGGTACGAGTCTGGCTGGTAATTCACCGGGTTGCTCATCATCGGGATGATAGAAGATACACCCTTTGACCATGGCACGGCGCTGGATCACATCCGGATAATGCTGCTGACTCAAGGGGAGCTGATGCTTGAAGAGTCGGTGTATTTTCTTTTCGAAGGTATCTTTGACATTCGGGCCGACAAAGTGGCTGCCGGTCCGGTTGGCTGCGGGGAAATAGAGATAAAATTTGACGGCGGTCTCCCAGTACGTCAGCACGCCAGATTCGTCTTCAAACAGGAAATCAATTTCACCGACGGTCTGCCCGTTTTCAAAGACCTGCTGATGCTGGGCGATGATTTTGACACCACGAATCCGTTCGAGCCAGTAGAGAATCAGCCCCTCGAAATACTCGCCGATGCGAAAGCGGGAATACGGAACCAGGAACGATTCCAGTTCCCGGAAGTCGATCTGATCGAAGTCCGGCAGGCGGGGAGGCTGGATGTCGGCAGCGGAATCAGTAATCAGCGTGGGACTTTCGATGGCCCACTGCAGATCGCGGAGGGCGCGTGACTGTCTGAATTGGGGATCCTCATGCATAACGCAGACGATAGCGGGATCACTGTCAAATAAAAAGGGTGGGAGCTTATCATGCCCCTCCCAGAGCTTTCAAAGCCTCCCACCCACAGCCTCTCCCCCTCTCCATAGTCACGCTTATTCGACCATGGCTGGCGCAGCGAAAGCCCCTTCTACGAGGTCGGTGGTGATGCTCAAGTCGGTCTGGGGCCTGAGCAAAGCATCGTAAGTATACGACTTTTTAATACGCAGATAAGTATTTTTATCTCCCCCCCAGTGCGAATCGATGACTTCACAGACCGCCCAGCCAACGACATGGAAATCCACATGACTGCCGTCGCCGACGGCTGAATCATAGATGGGGATCAGACGCTTTTGTCCCTCGATGGCCTGAACTGCCAGTTTCAGACCGGAAGAAAGACCGGGGTCCCCGCTCATGTTGAGCGGAACCCTGCTGTCGATATATTCATTGGAAGGAATTCGCCCCTGTTCGTGCAGGGCATCCAGGTCGAACTGCCTTAACCCGTTGAGAATCTGATCCCGCATATCCTCGGTACTGTTCAGACTCCCGCCAATATCCAGCGTCCCCCAGTTCCCGGGGATGGTCGCTCCGATATTATCTTCCAGTCGCCCGTCGCCATAAATACTCCAGACATCCCCCAGTTTGGTGTTGTCCCATTCCGATTTGGGAATGGTAAAGGGGAGCACGCCGACCCCGGGGGTCAACAGGCTGCCTTTCTGGAGGATCGCTGTCGAAGTGGCGGAGACTGCGGAATCATTAATTCCCAGGATGCGGGCGAAGAACAGCGAGACGGGGGAGTTGGCCTGCTCGTCAAAGCGGAGTTTGACGCGCACGGTATCGAACGTTCCCCAGTTCAGCAGCGTAAAGTTGTCGTAAACTGTTGAGGGATCGTAGCGGCCAATCTGGATATCGGAATCGAGGACGACGAAATCCGGAATGTCTTTCAGATTATAAGCGACATATTCACGGACACGTGACCTGACGAGAGCCAGATCCTGATAGCCGTCCGCATCGGGAAGCAGATCCCTGACCGCGGCCAGTACCGCGGCATCGGCTGCCCGCTGCAGATCCGCCCGCTTTTTCAGGATGTATCCATAGTCGACTGTAAACGCGACCATGCCCAGCAGGGGGACCATTAACACCGCTGTGAAGACAGCGATCGCTCCTTTGCGTTTTCGCGTACGGCCTGCAGTTGTTTTCAATGTCCGATTTCCACGCATTTCTGTTCCCCTCTTAACATGGAGTCTACTCGATCTGCACTCTGTCTGATCCAAAGATCATTCACGTCGCATGAACGTGGTCGTCTCAAGTGATCTGCCACCCAGTCCCGGAAAGCCGTTTAACCAGCGCACCGAGTCATAGCGAAAGATCACCTGCACCGCCACCGGTTCCCCCGAGAGGATCGTAGTGAGGTCACCATTTAAAACTGCGGTTAAATCACCTCCGAGCAGTGATACATTCAGACTGCGGTAGACATTGACCGTGATGGCACTGTCCAGTTGCGTGGCCGAGATATGCGGACACTGCTGGGCAACGTAATTCAGGACAGTTGCTCTGACTTCGGACTGGTTGAGGGCTGTATTCTGTGAGGCCTGTCGTGCGCCCGCATAAGAGGCATCATTAACCACCTGGGCCATATTGACAAACTGCCCGGAGTCGATAGCGCCCATGGTAATCAGCACCAGCAGTGGTGCCACCAGGGCACATTCCACTGCCGCGACGCCTTTGCGTTGAGAGGAGTTCTGAGCCAAAACCGTCTTGCGATGTATGAGCATGATTCAGTTTCTCCGGTAAATTGTGTTTTCAGAAAGCGGTCATTCCCGTTTCATGGTTGACTGGCCTCGCAGGACAGTCTTATTCAGAAAGGTGGGAACAATCCAGGAAACGTCGGCGTAATTCACTTCGACGGTAGCAGTGATGGTGGTGCCCGATTCCAGCCCTTCCAGCTGGGCCGGGTCAAAACTGATGCGGCAGAGGCTGGCATCATTAGCGCTGGCGATCGTGGTCTGCAGATGATTGCGGATGACGGCTTCCGCGTCAGAGGTGGTGATGGTGCCGACGAGAACTGCTTTGCGACAGCCGGCCCGGGCAGAATCGGTGAGGGCCTGTTTGACCATGCCCATCCTGGTAAATTCGACCAGACCGAAAATCAGGAGAAAGAAGAAGGGAGCGACAATGGCCATCTCGACGGAAACGGCACCAGAACGCTGTTGAACATGAGGCAATCGTAAATTTCGATGCTGCGTGAGCTGCATGACGATGTTCTTTCTGGAAATTTTTAAACTCTCCAACACTAAGTCTACACCATTTTCACAGATGCGCGATTTTCTCTGCGTTTTCCCATAAGATTCAGAAGCGATCCACGTGCGAATCTGCGATTGAATGAATTGTGCGGGATTTCCTGTTGAAAAAGTGTTTTCATTTCTCAACAACCTACTATACAATCGCGGGTTATAAACAACTGATCTCCATGTATATAAATTCAATCATTGGATCTCTCTGCTACGAGATACGACTCAGACCTGAAACCGAGTGGTATTAATTTCCTCTCATCAGAAATGGGATGACCAGGATCATTTCCATTTCACAGTCACGGAATGATTCACCTATGAAGGCGCTGCTCTGCTCTCTGTTACTGATCACACTGCTCCTATCCGGATGCAGCAAACCTTACACACCCAAAGAAATGACCGAAGAGGAGCAGGAGCTCAAACAGCAACTGTCGAAATACCAGGATCAGTTCAAGGCAGCCATGAATAACCCGGAGACTTATGTGCCGGTCGCTGTGGTGGATCGGAAAACGACGTTCCCTGATGATGATCAGGAATACACCAGGGTCCTGGTTCTGCAGCGCGAACAACTTGACCTGGACGATTACGGTTTCAGCCCCCCGGGGAAAGAGGAATCGGAAGCCGACGAAGACTATATCGAAGGCTTCTTCAACGACGTCCTGTTCTGGGTCGATGCGGAAGGGAACATTACTTTCGACGATTACGAGCAACCTCCGGGAACGCAGATGGTGGTGGAATGGTGCATTCCCAACGGAGACTACAAACAGGTCGCCTTACACTTCGGCGGGATTCCCTGCACGGTGATCGACCTGGAGCAGTAAACATTCAGTGAAAAGGAGGACAGACAGTGAAATGCCTGCAGCCTTTATGTTTGATCCGAAAGACATCCCGCCTGATCCCGGTCCTGCTGTTGCTGATTCCGGTCTCCGTGTCAGCCGCCCCAGAGTCGGCGAAACAATCCGAAGCGGACAGCAAATTACAGAACCTGATCAGAGAACTGGAACGAAACGAAGCGCTCTACCAGGATCTGGAACTCAAGTTGCAGGAGCGCTATGAACAGCCTCCCGGAAATGCTCATCCCAAATGGAAGGTGGAAAACAGGACCGAATACTCGATCCTGGTCCAGGGCCAGAAGTTCCGGGAAGAGGAAACTAAGGCCGGCCAGTTCAGAGTGATGCCACAGCGGAATCAGAAAAACCAGAAGTTTTTCATCGAGGGGAGGGATTCCACGCTGTCCATGTTTGATGGAACAACTTACCGCCGATTCAATGAAACTGATTATGAGTCTGTCCTCGCTGGCGGCAAACGCACCCAGAGCAAACGGGGAGAGGTCTCAGATTTGCCCAAGCGACTGGATAACTTCGCGCGGCCTCACATGCTGCTGCAGCTGCGTTATCCGTATGTTCCACTTTCGAACTACCTTAGCGGACAGAAAGCGATGGTCAATTATCCGGGACTTCCGCCGTATCCCCAGCCCTTCCAGGTCAAAGTTCAGATTGAAGGGACCGGGGAGATTCAGGGACTGAAATGCACGAAGGTCGTCATCGAACAGTTGAACGACAGCGATGTCCGTTTCGCAAAACAGATCCTGTGGCTGGCACACGAGCGGAACCTGATTCCGGTGAAAATTATCACGTATCGTGACCAATTATCCGAAGAAAAGCCGATTGAAGAAGCGTTCATCGACGAATGGCAGGAGCTGGGAACCGGTGTCTGGTTCCCCCAGAAAGCTCACATCGATCACTACAATTTCGTTTTATATAAATATAATGGAACATACGAACTCGACTGGCGGAGGCATCTCAACGTCAAACAGGTCACGCTCCATCCCGAGGTGCAGCAGCAGGTCTTTACGAAGCTGAATTTCCCGCAGGGAACCACGGTGAGAGTCCGTAAAGATCATAAGCAGAGTAAATACAAAGTCGGCGAAGAGGAACAGAAACCAGCGAAAAAAGAATGACAGGAATGTTCCCCCACTGTGCTTTCCCGCTTTCAGCCGATGCAACATATTTCTGAAAGGAGTTCCCCGATGTCTACCATGCGCCCCGCTTTGTTTTCGGGATGCCTGATCCTCATCCTGGTTGCGTCAGGTAACGTCCGGGCAGATGAGCCCCAGACCGGGAAATCCGCTCAACTGCAGACGCTGATAAAAAAACTGGAACACAATGAAGGGCTGTACCGGAATCTCAAGCTCAAGCTGGAGTTGCTCTACGAGCACCCTCCGGCTCCCGTTGATCCCGACATCCAGGCGCGACAAATTTCCGATCTCACGCTGATTGTGCAGGGCGAGAATCACCGTCAGGAGAAAGAGACCAGGGGGCGTTTCAGACAGGGTTATATCGTCCCGCCCAACAAGCCTTATAATCATTTCAACAATGGTACCCAGGCAACCAGTCAGGTATACGACGGAGAAACACTGCGCAAGTTACATCAATATGAGCATTCCCCCGGCCTCACCAGTGACGAGGGACGCAAGGGAGGTTACGGTTCCATCTCGCACGAACACGAACGGATGGATAATTTACTGCGGCCGCATATGATGCTGTTGAATCGCGGGCCACGGATTCCGCTGTCAACCTGGTTCAAAGGGCAGCCTGCGATCATCGACTCG contains:
- a CDS encoding DUF1853 family protein, whose protein sequence is MHEDPQFRQSRALRDLQWAIESPTLITDSAADIQPPRLPDFDQIDFRELESFLVPYSRFRIGEYFEGLILYWLERIRGVKIIAQHQQVFENGQTVGEIDFLFEDESGVLTYWETAVKFYLYFPAANRTGSHFVGPNVKDTFEKKIHRLFKHQLPLSQQHYPDVIQRRAMVKGCIFYHPDDEQPGELPARLVPGHAQASWLRCSELSRLLAPAQNPLFLIREKPDWLSPALCSPADPDLLCYDKLQHHLENHFQTSPRPILISVLTE
- a CDS encoding anti-phage deoxyguanosine triphosphatase, with protein sequence MEDHWILRRREDEEGYPRKTFNDPDSENYESQFLRDKARIIHSSAFRRLQSKTQVFSLGDSDFYRTRLTHTLEVAQIGASIASHLRVSTPQDQISTLIPSNSLIEAICLAHDLGHPPYGHGGEYALNQFMYQHGGFEGNGQTLRIVCRLGEFSEQHGLDLTRRTLLGLLKYPATHAQVANYDQVQSQQSESSSKLALYKPPKCIHDDDADLLEWIIEPFSTSDRAVLTEIKPNPKGHAKTIRKSFDTSIMELADDIAYGVHDLEDAIAMGLVSEKIWAAEVMSQLPTFTDARLADVITRYTEKLFSGSHKQLKHGISNIVGGLIRDIEIRDLESGEHELIRYNACLKTDSAAILNILKNFVFKHVIKQRQNQILELKGQMIVEKLFQALLDNPERLLKPDEFESYRASGSQRILSDYVSGMTDVYASRLYSNLFLPQSGSLFDQL
- a CDS encoding leucine-rich repeat domain-containing protein, with translation MAQYRKLIFFLILGQSFLISIHLVKAQSNLKSPPVASEDPSFLSIPVTVSGESHFTLDLKNATVKQLAVAGNGKVVAFTSGNRRLTVILVSAKSQTDPLSLDREPLMLALTPDGLRCALGYSDAIEIINLTTRKKEHTLKVDLSPGDILKFSPDGSALFRAGEGHLFRYEKTQGYPEKKLCDFDTPVRNLTFSPNSRRVATSHAGNVVHIRDAQTGNSLRNWNIVDLIQGLGYSADGKELNLLVQGNAQIWDAQNGTLLRKVKLKQRMFMHPDTPPWGTGGADDRSYSSVEKIPGKRRIQIQFQFHTNPIHARVASSDGQLFTLRSRDGKTTVAPVTSILGQKREQIQAELESLGVSVSHYSSSFRIYTNSLDTRIATLINQLNPLGEVSELTIRGRKIDPEALNILFRGAGIPELTLNHATPQTLEALSRNDRLTQLYLRDTDLQDESLAPLAALTSLRVVSLTGAEFTGSGLKYLKNSAGMTRLSLSSTGITDANMPHLKVFTQLHSLDLSQTNITDAGLDSIQNLHRLNRLSLGYTSVTGAGLTNLANMHELQELRLQKTRITEAGLEALRQLKNLRQLDLSSASLSAKAARQLAGCQNLQYLTLNHADLTDDTLAALDNLPNLETLNLSQTKITGAGFAKLTSLPHLRSVSLWNSQLNDAGLQALCRFPSISSLNIRSTKVTDAGLSALAQLPGLYSLECASNAITGQGLEFLAATPRLSTLDLSGTALNDSAAAYLGAARSLSSINLSGTQVGDQTLQSLGKLQRLQSLDLTESRVTDAGREAFKSLSRLSSLSLKGTAISDAMLENLAGCHSLRQLNLADTNVTDAGLKPISGLTSLTSLDLSGTKVTSEGMKSVARLSKLYNLFLTRTAIDDRGLDNLASLTSLINLGIRETGITGAGFRHLTACKGLSSLYLPGVRVTDEDLVHIGQFTNLSSLILRDTQITGAGMKHLADLQRLGSLDLSHTKVDDTGLQALSGLSNLTSLRLQGTQVSDAGIVHLSDMKKLRTLDLASTKAGNGALQVVGTLPLLTELNFSQTNVEDTGLPALQDLIELRRLYLSETSISDAGIASLGSMPQLQSLDLSKTEVSDQIANHLQKYPRLEYVSLRDTVLTDSGLAVLLKIPSLTSLDLSRTQVTNEGLKSLPHRMGMLILNGTDITDAAWPYILKSSQLRSIGIGNTRSGQMNLQQLRSLTNLKSITLDPGLLTSENIEILNTLPDLKSLWIADSEISLEQLNRISQLKHITDVLFRSVSFPDQAIQQLGKLEQISSLTIRQSSLSRQAVSQLQGSLPHCSVYYTPER
- a CDS encoding TadE/TadG family type IV pilus assembly protein → MQLTQHRNLRLPHVQQRSGAVSVEMAIVAPFFFLLIFGLVEFTRMGMVKQALTDSARAGCRKAVLVGTITTSDAEAVIRNHLQTTIASANDASLCRISFDPAQLEGLESGTTITATVEVNYADVSWIVPTFLNKTVLRGQSTMKRE
- a CDS encoding TadE/TadG family type IV pilus assembly protein, with amino-acid sequence MLIHRKTVLAQNSSQRKGVAAVECALVAPLLVLITMGAIDSGQFVNMAQVVNDASYAGARQASQNTALNQSEVRATVLNYVAQQCPHISATQLDSAITVNVYRSLNVSLLGGDLTAVLNGDLTTILSGEPVAVQVIFRYDSVRWLNGFPGLGGRSLETTTFMRRE
- a CDS encoding pilus assembly protein TadG-related protein, with protein sequence MRGNRTLKTTAGRTRKRKGAIAVFTAVLMVPLLGMVAFTVDYGYILKKRADLQRAADAAVLAAVRDLLPDADGYQDLALVRSRVREYVAYNLKDIPDFVVLDSDIQIGRYDPSTVYDNFTLLNWGTFDTVRVKLRFDEQANSPVSLFFARILGINDSAVSATSTAILQKGSLLTPGVGVLPFTIPKSEWDNTKLGDVWSIYGDGRLEDNIGATIPGNWGTLDIGGSLNSTEDMRDQILNGLRQFDLDALHEQGRIPSNEYIDSRVPLNMSGDPGLSSGLKLAVQAIEGQKRLIPIYDSAVGDGSHVDFHVVGWAVCEVIDSHWGGDKNTYLRIKKSYTYDALLRPQTDLSITTDLVEGAFAAPAMVE